ATAGCCCTCGGAGTCGCGGCGATCGTCTGGGTGCTGTTCAACAAAACCAAGCTGGGCAAAAACATGTACGCCATCGGCGGCAACATGCAGGCAGCCAAGGTATCCGGGATCAATGTCTCCAAGAACCTGATTTACATCTACGCCATCGCTGGTGCGCTGTACGGTCTGGCCGGTGTGCTTGAAGCAGCCAGAACCGGCGGCGCGACCAACAACTACGGGAACATGTACGAGCTTGACGCCATCGCAGCCTGCGTGGTCGGCGGCGTATCCACCACCGGCGGAATTGGTACTGTCCCAGGCGTCCTGGTCGGCGTTATCATCTTCACCCTGATCAACTACGGCCTGACCTTCATCGGCATCAGCCCTTACTACCAGCTGATCATCAAAGGCCTGATCATTATCGCAGCTGTATCGTTTGATATGCGGAAATATTCATCGAAAAAGTAGCTTGAGGTTCGGTGATGAGCCGTACCTGCGGTGATTTTGGACTTCCGGCCGCTGTCGCTCCTAAGTTATTGAATTCAAGTGTTCATATAATTTGAACTGAACTGAGCATCTTGGGTGGAAGGTATGATCGTGACTGCGGTGAGTTTTGGACTTCCGGCCGCTGTTGTCTCCAGATTTCTTGATTTAAACCGCTGATCGCGGTAGAAATCCGGAGACAAAGGCGGACGCTGCCGCTCCTCCAGTTCCAAAATCCCCTCCGCCACTTTCCTTCTACCCGAGGAACAGTTCATAGTTCAATTTCCATTACAATTGAATTCAAGAACTCAGCGGGTGCTAGCGTCCTCCGGTCTCAACTCCCCTCTAGTACTCCTATCACCTCACCAAGGGTGGGGCAGGCAGCCAAAGAGCGTTTGCGGTATCTCGCAAACGTTTTTTGGCTTGCCCGGATTTGTCGCAGCGTTGCTCCAAATCATCTGATCCTGAATTGTTGCAATAAATGCAACTCCGGCGAGCTGGAACAGGGGGACTCGGGGGGATTGCTGCACGAATTACAACATTTTTTCTTTTAAGTGGGGTGTGGGCGGGCAAATGCTGCATTTTATACAACAATGTTAGTTTAAAGTCGATGTAGGGAGCCGAATGTTGCATTTTGGGCAGGATTTCGCAGCTAACAGTAACTAATTAATAGTTTTATTCTGTTCCATAGGCGCAGAGGGTAGAGGGCAGGCTGTAGTTGGCAGGTAGTTAGAGTAAGGTGGCAGGGAATAAGCGGTAGGCTGCAGAAGGCAAGCAGTTAGCAGTGAGGTAGCAGGCAACGGTTAGGTACGGCACGTATGCAAACTAACTTATTTATCCGGTCCGCTGAATAGAGTTGTATGCTTTTATCATTTATAGATTGTTATTAAACCTTTGCCCGCCCGGCAGAAGGATTATTCTCATTCTTCAAGGGCAGGCGAAGCAGCCCTTGTATCCCCGGTACACACCCTCCGAAAGGGTGTGTTTGTGTTGCCCTTAAGGTTTACCAACAGAAGGGCAGCAGTAACGGAGGGGATTTTGGAACTGGAGGAGCGGCAGCGTCCGCCTGAAAGTTTTCCGCAGGAAAGCTCGCATCGTAAGCATAGGCTAGGTTTGGATTTCTACCGCGAACAGCGGTCCAAATCAGGAAATCCAAACCTAACAGCGGCCGGAAGTCCAAAACTCACCGCAGTTACGACATCGCCTTTCTGTTTTTTAACGCCCAAGCACACCCTTTCCCCCTCACGTTCATAGTCTATAGGCAAAAGCCTTTGTAAAGGAGAACGACAGCATGCTGAGGATTAAGCTGAACGAGCTGGGAAAAGGGAATGACAACGGTCTGATTCACACAGAGGTATGGCGGTGGGACGGCATCGGCTGGAATGAGTGTATTCCGCAGCAGGAGGAGGATTTCATCCGGGCGGAAGAGGATCTGTTCGTGACGATCCCGGCAGAGGCGGGCTTATACCGCGTAGACTACTCCAAAAAGCCGCTGGAGGCGCTCATTGTGCTCCCGGATGACGGCGGAGGCCTGCGGGCAGAGCTGCTGCATCCGGCTCCTTTTAAACTCAAGGACGGGACGCTGTGGGGATATATCAACAACGACGGCCGGATTGTGATTGAGCCGAGATATGATTATGCGGAGGAGTTTCAGGAGAATGGCCTGGCGGTGGTGCAGCGGGGGAATGTCAGCGGTCTGATTGACAGCTCCGGGCGGGAGCGGGTCAGACCGGTCTATTCTTTTATTGGTCCTTTTTCCGAGGGGCGGGCCGTGGTGTCGGATGCGAAGGGCTACACTTTTATTGATGAAAAAGGCAAAGAAGTGACGTCCGCACGCTATGACTATCTGAATTCGCTGCACGAAGGCCGTGCGCTGTTCTCCAAGCAGAATACTCCCGGGGGGAACTCGCTGTATGGCTACCTGGATGCTCAGGGCAAAGAGGTGCTGCCAGCCGTCTATCTGGACGCCGGGGATTTCTCGAACGGGACTGCATTGGTCAAAGTAGCCGAAGGCGAATATGCGCTGATTGATGTTCATGGCGCGGTGCTGCATACGTACAAACATCCTTTTGTCGGATATCCGGGGGATGGGCTGCTGGCATTTCAGGCGACGGAGGATGGAAAATACGGTTATCTCCACACGGACGGCACGATTGCCATCCAGCCGCAGTATACGGCAGCTCTGCCGTTCTCGGAGGGCCGGGCGGTGATTAACACTGCTGCGGATTACGGCAACGCCTACGGTCTGATCGACAAGCAGGGTAAAATGATTATTCCCGCCGTCTATTATGAGGTGCAGCAGCTGGGAGAGAATCGTGTGGCGCTTGGGACCCCGCTGTATGCGGATCAGCCCTACAGGGGCTCCAGATATGTCATCGCCGATGCGCTGACCGGAAGAATTCTCAGCACCCACCCGCTGCTGGGCGTGAACAATTATCAGCAGGGACTCGCGTCGGTGTATGATGCGAAGGATACGTATTTTATTGACACCAGCGGGAAAAAATCCGCCCAGCCCCCGGTCATCGCAGGCTCAGGATCACTGTCCTTCAGCGGCAGCCTGATCCGCGCGGATATTGATCTGCGCACCTCTTATTATGACCGTAAAGGCAAGCAGGTCTGGCGGCAAAACGGGGTCATTCCGCTCAGACCGCCATACTCTGTGCTGGAGAAGAAATACAAGCCT
The sequence above is a segment of the Paenibacillus sp. FSL R7-0204 genome. Coding sequences within it:
- a CDS encoding WG repeat-containing protein, whose amino-acid sequence is MLRIKLNELGKGNDNGLIHTEVWRWDGIGWNECIPQQEEDFIRAEEDLFVTIPAEAGLYRVDYSKKPLEALIVLPDDGGGLRAELLHPAPFKLKDGTLWGYINNDGRIVIEPRYDYAEEFQENGLAVVQRGNVSGLIDSSGRERVRPVYSFIGPFSEGRAVVSDAKGYTFIDEKGKEVTSARYDYLNSLHEGRALFSKQNTPGGNSLYGYLDAQGKEVLPAVYLDAGDFSNGTALVKVAEGEYALIDVHGAVLHTYKHPFVGYPGDGLLAFQATEDGKYGYLHTDGTIAIQPQYTAALPFSEGRAVINTAADYGNAYGLIDKQGKMIIPAVYYEVQQLGENRVALGTPLYADQPYRGSRYVIADALTGRILSTHPLLGVNNYQQGLASVYDAKDTYFIDTSGKKSAQPPVIAGSGSLSFSGSLIRADIDLRTSYYDRKGKQVWRQNGVIPLRPPYSVLEKKYKPNRDYLVYYPVVEGIAVAEVSKAVNDKLRNLSLAYGAGTGGGTQDFSYTGDFAVSFFRKNLLVLELSGYHFPFGAAHGMPTRIYEHINLRTGKFYTLSDLFKPGSKYVQKLSDIVGKQIKNDPQYSYVFPDTYKGITADQPFYVDAEALYLYFAPYEIAPYSAGFPTFRIPYAEIMGLISTEGEFWQSFH